Proteins from a genomic interval of Pseudomonas silesiensis:
- the nrdR gene encoding transcriptional regulator NrdR: protein MHCPFCGANDTKVIDSRLVAEGEQVRRRRECLACGERFTTFETAELVLPRLIKTDGSRQPFDEEKLRAGMQRALEKRPVSVERLESSLVHIKHKLRATGEREVKSLVVGELVMAELQKLDEVAYIRFASVYRRFQDLNEFREEIDRLAREPVKE from the coding sequence ATGCACTGTCCCTTCTGCGGTGCCAACGACACCAAGGTCATCGACTCGCGTCTGGTCGCCGAGGGCGAACAGGTGCGCCGCCGGCGCGAATGCCTGGCCTGCGGCGAACGTTTCACGACGTTCGAGACGGCTGAACTGGTGTTGCCGCGCCTTATCAAAACCGACGGCAGCCGCCAGCCGTTCGACGAAGAAAAACTGCGCGCCGGCATGCAGCGTGCGCTGGAGAAGCGCCCGGTGAGTGTCGAGCGTCTCGAATCGTCGCTGGTGCACATCAAACATAAACTGCGCGCCACCGGCGAGCGCGAGGTCAAATCCCTCGTGGTCGGTGAACTGGTGATGGCCGAGCTGCAAAAGCTCGACGAAGTCGCCTACATTCGTTTCGCCTCCGTGTATCGGCGCTTCCAGGACCTCAACGAGTTCCGCGAAGAGATCGATCGCCTGGCCCGTGAGCCGGTGAAAGAATGA
- the trxA gene encoding thioredoxin: MSQETPYIFDATTADFEQSVIENSFHKPVLVDFWAEWCAPCKALMPMLQTIAESYQGELLLAKVNCDVEPDIVSRFGIRSLPTVVLFKDGQPVDGFAGAQPESAVRALLEPHVQMPPPAAADPFEQAQALFDDNRFADAEAALKVLLGEDNTNAGALILYARCLTERGELGEAQTVLDAVKSDEHKAALAGAKAQIQFLGQARDLPDAADLKARLAKNPQDDEAVYQLAVQQLARQQYDAALDALLKLFIRNRSYSEGLPHKTLLQVFELLGNDHPLVTTYRRKLFAALY, translated from the coding sequence ATGAGTCAGGAAACGCCGTACATCTTCGACGCCACGACTGCCGACTTCGAGCAATCGGTGATCGAGAACTCTTTCCACAAACCGGTGCTGGTGGATTTCTGGGCCGAATGGTGTGCACCGTGCAAGGCGCTGATGCCGATGCTGCAAACCATCGCCGAGAGTTATCAGGGCGAGTTGCTGCTGGCCAAGGTCAATTGCGACGTCGAGCCGGACATCGTCTCGCGCTTCGGCATTCGCAGCCTGCCGACGGTCGTGCTGTTCAAGGACGGTCAGCCGGTGGACGGTTTTGCCGGTGCGCAACCGGAATCCGCCGTCCGCGCCCTGCTTGAACCTCATGTGCAGATGCCGCCGCCCGCGGCTGCCGATCCATTCGAACAGGCTCAGGCACTGTTCGATGACAACCGCTTCGCCGACGCCGAAGCCGCCCTCAAGGTGCTGCTGGGCGAAGACAACACCAACGCCGGGGCGCTGATTCTCTATGCTCGCTGCCTCACCGAGCGGGGCGAACTGGGCGAAGCGCAAACCGTGCTCGACGCGGTCAAGAGCGATGAGCACAAGGCGGCCCTGGCCGGAGCCAAGGCACAGATCCAGTTCCTCGGCCAGGCCAGGGACTTGCCGGATGCGGCGGACCTGAAAGCGCGCCTGGCGAAGAACCCGCAGGACGATGAAGCGGTGTACCAACTGGCGGTCCAGCAGCTTGCCCGCCAGCAGTACGATGCGGCGCTGGATGCCTTGCTCAAGCTGTTCATCCGCAATCGCAGCTACAGCGAAGGCTTGCCACACAAGACATTGCTGCAGGTGTTCGAACTGCTGGGCAACGATCACCCGCTGGTGACCACGTATCGGCGCAAGTTGTTTGCTGCGCTGTACTGA
- a CDS encoding riboflavin synthase, translating to MFTGIIESIGSIRALTPKGGDVRVHVETGKLDLSDVKLGDSIAVNGVCLTAVELPGNGFAADVSRETLDCTAMNDLKSGSPVNLEKALTPTTRLGGHLVSGHVDGVGEVVARTENARAVEFRIRAPKDLAKYIAHKGSITVDGTSLTVNAVDGAEFLLTIIPHTLSETIMASYQPGRRVNLEVDLLARYLERLLLGDKAAEPTSGNITESFLAQNGYLKS from the coding sequence ATGTTTACCGGCATCATCGAATCCATCGGCAGTATTCGTGCATTGACCCCAAAAGGCGGAGATGTGCGGGTACACGTAGAAACCGGCAAGCTCGACTTGAGCGACGTCAAACTGGGCGACAGCATTGCGGTAAACGGCGTGTGCCTGACCGCGGTCGAGTTGCCCGGCAATGGCTTTGCGGCGGACGTCAGCCGTGAAACCCTCGATTGCACCGCCATGAATGACTTGAAAAGCGGCAGCCCGGTCAACCTGGAAAAAGCCCTGACCCCGACTACCCGTCTTGGCGGGCATCTGGTCAGCGGGCACGTCGATGGCGTGGGTGAAGTGGTTGCCCGCACCGAGAACGCCCGCGCGGTGGAATTCCGCATCCGTGCGCCGAAAGACCTGGCCAAGTACATCGCCCATAAAGGCTCGATCACCGTCGATGGCACCAGCCTGACCGTGAACGCGGTCGATGGCGCCGAGTTCCTGCTGACGATCATTCCGCACACCCTGAGCGAAACCATCATGGCGTCTTACCAGCCAGGTCGCCGGGTGAATCTTGAAGTTGACTTGCTGGCACGTTATCTGGAGCGGCTGCTTTTAGGCGATAAAGCTGCAGAGCCGACTTCCGGTAACATCACTGAAAGCTTTCTGGCCCAAAACGGCTACCTCAAATCCTGA
- a CDS encoding ABC transporter permease, which translates to MYLFRLAMASLANRRFTAILTAFAIALSVCLLLAVERVRTEAKASFASTISGTDLIVGARSGSVNLLLYSVFRIGNATNNIRWDSFEHFANNPKVKWAIPMSLGDSHRGYRVMGTTQAYFEHYQYGRQQHLELAYGRAFATDPFEVVLGAEVADALHYKLGDKLVLAHGVAVISLVKHDDKPFTVVGILKRTGTPVDRTLHISLGGMEAIHVDWHNGVPARGNGRISADQARNLDLTPQAITAFMLGLNSKISTFALQREINEFRGEPMLAILPGVALQELWSLMSTAEKALFVVSLFVVLTGLIGMLTAILTSLNERRREMAILRSVGARPWHIATLLVLEAFALALSGVIAGVALLYIGIAAAQGYVQANYGLYLPLAWPSEYEWTLLGGILSAALLMGSVPAWRAYRQSVADGLSIRL; encoded by the coding sequence ATGTATTTGTTCCGCCTAGCCATGGCCAGCCTGGCTAACCGCCGCTTTACCGCGATCCTTACCGCGTTCGCCATCGCCCTGTCGGTCTGCCTGCTGCTGGCGGTGGAACGGGTGCGCACCGAGGCCAAGGCCAGTTTCGCCAGCACCATCAGCGGCACCGACCTGATCGTCGGCGCCCGCTCCGGCTCGGTGAATCTGCTGCTGTACTCGGTGTTCCGCATCGGCAACGCCACCAACAACATCCGCTGGGACAGCTTCGAGCACTTCGCCAACAACCCGAAGGTGAAGTGGGCGATCCCGATGTCCCTCGGTGACTCCCATCGCGGATATCGGGTGATGGGCACCACCCAGGCCTACTTCGAGCATTACCAGTACGGCCGTCAACAGCACTTGGAGCTGGCCTATGGTCGTGCCTTCGCCACTGACCCGTTCGAAGTGGTGCTCGGTGCCGAAGTCGCCGACGCATTGCACTACAAGCTGGGTGACAAACTGGTACTGGCCCACGGCGTGGCCGTGATCAGCCTGGTCAAGCACGACGACAAGCCGTTCACCGTGGTGGGCATTCTCAAACGCACCGGCACCCCGGTAGACCGCACGCTACACATCAGCCTCGGCGGCATGGAGGCGATCCATGTCGATTGGCACAACGGTGTGCCGGCCCGCGGCAACGGTCGGATCAGTGCCGATCAGGCACGCAACCTGGACCTGACGCCGCAGGCGATCACCGCGTTCATGCTCGGCCTCAACAGCAAGATTTCGACCTTTGCCCTGCAGCGCGAAATCAATGAATTCCGTGGCGAACCGATGTTGGCGATCCTGCCGGGGGTGGCCTTGCAGGAACTGTGGAGTTTGATGAGCACGGCGGAAAAGGCCTTGTTCGTGGTGTCGCTGTTCGTGGTGCTGACCGGGTTGATCGGCATGCTCACCGCCATTCTCACGAGCCTCAACGAACGGCGGCGCGAGATGGCGATTCTGCGTTCGGTGGGCGCGCGGCCGTGGCATATCGCGACCCTGCTGGTGCTGGAAGCGTTCGCGTTGGCGCTGTCGGGGGTGATAGCCGGCGTGGCCTTGCTCTACATCGGCATCGCCGCCGCCCAGGGGTATGTCCAGGCTAATTACGGTTTATATCTGCCACTGGCCTGGCCAAGCGAATATGAATGGACGCTGCTCGGTGGCATCCTGAGCGCCGCGTTGCTGATGGGCAGCGTGCCGGCCTGGCGTGCGTATCGCCAATCCGTGGCCGATGGCCTGTCGATCCGACTATGA
- a CDS encoding DUF3299 domain-containing protein, with protein MPRAVLALLMLVALPLWAAAPKDLTWSEMIPPDAAPEVPNMTPLHDLSQMGDALAAESAPAARQDMPNAPVVNTLDGQNIRLPGYIVPLEVSEAGRTTEFLLVPYFGACIHVPPPPSNQIVHVKSEVGVKLDELYQPYWIEGALQVKASSSELADAGYQMEADKIYAYELPE; from the coding sequence ATGCCCCGCGCTGTGCTTGCGCTGTTGATGCTGGTCGCCCTGCCGCTGTGGGCGGCCGCGCCGAAAGACCTGACCTGGTCGGAAATGATCCCGCCGGACGCCGCACCGGAAGTGCCGAACATGACGCCGCTGCACGACCTGTCGCAGATGGGTGACGCGCTGGCTGCAGAATCGGCACCCGCGGCCAGGCAAGACATGCCGAATGCGCCAGTGGTGAACACCCTCGATGGCCAGAACATTCGCTTGCCTGGCTACATCGTGCCACTGGAAGTCAGTGAAGCGGGTCGCACTACGGAATTTTTGCTGGTGCCCTATTTCGGCGCCTGCATTCATGTGCCGCCACCGCCGTCGAACCAGATCGTGCATGTGAAAAGCGAAGTCGGTGTGAAGCTCGATGAGCTGTATCAGCCGTACTGGATCGAGGGGGCGCTGCAGGTCAAGGCATCGAGCAGTGAGTTGGCTGATGCGGGGTATCAGATGGAGGCGGATAAGATCTATGCGTATGAATTGCCGGAGTGA
- a CDS encoding sugar nucleotide-binding protein, giving the protein MRMRLMLLGGGNALGQALIRLGAEEDIGFLAPRPPQDGWDAASLTQLLDDTRPDALINLAYYFDWFQAEVVSEQRLAAQERAIERLAELCQHHNIVLMQPSSYRVFDGSRATAYSEKDEPVPLGLRGQALWRIEQSVRATCPQHVLLRFGWLLDDSPDGSLGRFLARAETPEELLMADDRRGNPTPVDDAARVIISVLKQLDCAAPLWGTYHYAGHEATTPLALGQAILTEARALHPLAIEAPTAQAHAARPDAAEEPQHAVLACKKILHTFGIKPRAWRAALPGLLDRFYRHG; this is encoded by the coding sequence ATGCGAATGCGCCTTATGTTACTGGGCGGCGGAAATGCCCTTGGGCAGGCGCTGATTCGCCTTGGTGCGGAGGAAGACATCGGCTTCCTCGCCCCCCGCCCACCGCAAGACGGCTGGGATGCCGCGAGCCTGACGCAACTGCTCGACGACACCCGCCCGGACGCGCTGATCAACCTCGCCTACTACTTCGACTGGTTCCAGGCGGAGGTGGTCAGCGAGCAGCGTCTGGCCGCCCAGGAGCGGGCGATCGAGCGTCTGGCCGAGCTGTGCCAGCATCACAACATCGTTCTGATGCAACCCTCGAGCTATCGCGTGTTCGATGGCTCCAGGGCCACGGCCTACAGCGAAAAAGACGAACCGGTGCCCCTGGGCCTGCGCGGTCAGGCCTTGTGGCGGATCGAACAAAGTGTGCGCGCCACCTGCCCGCAGCACGTGCTGCTGCGTTTCGGCTGGCTGCTCGATGACAGCCCCGACGGCAGCCTCGGACGTTTCCTCGCCCGGGCAGAAACGCCAGAAGAACTGCTGATGGCCGATGACCGTCGGGGCAATCCGACACCAGTGGATGACGCCGCCCGGGTGATCATTTCGGTGCTCAAGCAACTCGATTGTGCCGCGCCGCTGTGGGGCACCTACCATTACGCCGGGCATGAGGCGACCACGCCGCTGGCGCTGGGGCAGGCGATCCTGACCGAAGCCCGTGCGTTGCATCCGCTGGCCATCGAAGCACCGACCGCCCAGGCTCACGCCGCGCGCCCGGATGCCGCGGAGGAGCCGCAACACGCGGTGCTGGCCTGCAAGAAAATTCTGCACACGTTCGGCATCAAGCCCCGCGCCTGGCGCGCGGCACTCCCGGGCTTACTCGACAGGTTTTATCGCCATGGCTGA
- a CDS encoding class I SAM-dependent methyltransferase, which translates to MIAPLDLQQALAGLLGDAQLVACALPDTELKLWLIDGDKMDRAFSPEETRRILHEPPYWSFCWASGLAVARYLDRFPEWVKGKRVLDFGAGSGVAGIAAVKSGALEVVACDLDPLAIAACRANAELNGVRLSYSTDFFAEADRFDLILVADVLYDRANLPLLDEFLSRGREALVADSRVRDFRHPLYRRIETLEAMTLPDLAEPEEFRHVSLYHARRG; encoded by the coding sequence ATGATTGCACCGCTCGACCTGCAACAGGCGTTGGCCGGACTGCTCGGTGATGCACAGTTGGTGGCTTGTGCCTTGCCGGATACCGAACTGAAGCTTTGGCTGATCGACGGCGACAAGATGGACCGCGCCTTCAGCCCGGAAGAAACCCGGCGGATCCTGCACGAGCCGCCGTACTGGAGCTTCTGCTGGGCCAGCGGGCTGGCGGTGGCGCGCTATCTCGACCGATTCCCTGAATGGGTCAAAGGCAAGCGGGTGCTGGATTTCGGCGCCGGATCCGGGGTGGCGGGGATTGCAGCGGTCAAGTCCGGGGCGCTGGAAGTGGTGGCTTGTGACCTGGACCCGCTGGCGATCGCCGCGTGTCGGGCGAATGCCGAACTCAATGGGGTACGGCTCAGCTATTCGACGGATTTTTTTGCCGAGGCGGATCGGTTCGATCTGATTCTGGTGGCCGATGTGCTGTATGACCGGGCGAACCTGCCGTTGCTCGATGAATTCCTGAGTCGCGGCCGGGAAGCATTGGTGGCGGATTCGCGGGTGAGGGATTTTCGTCATCCGTTGTATCGACGGATAGAAACGCTCGAAGCGATGACTTTGCCCGATCTGGCCGAGCCCGAAGAGTTTCGGCATGTGAGCCTGTATCACGCGCGGCGCGGCTAA
- a CDS encoding OmpW/AlkL family protein codes for MHKSLLSASLFALALAAPLAHAHDAGDIIVRAGAITVNPDADSSSVKVDQGPLAGADLGGKATMSSDTQLGLNFAYMLDSHWGIELLAASPFEHDVKLKGTALGAANGKLGSLKHLPPTLSVVYYPLDPKSAFQPYVGAGINYTWIYDEHVGSEASANGFSNFKAENSWGMAFQVGADYMLTDSVMINAQVRYIDIDTTATVENNAVAPGTRAKVDVDVDPFIYMVGLGYKF; via the coding sequence ATGCACAAGTCCTTGCTCAGCGCTTCGCTGTTTGCCCTCGCGCTCGCAGCCCCGCTCGCCCATGCCCATGACGCCGGCGACATCATCGTTCGTGCCGGTGCGATCACCGTCAACCCGGATGCCGACAGCTCCAGCGTCAAGGTCGATCAGGGCCCGCTGGCGGGTGCCGACCTGGGCGGCAAGGCCACCATGAGCAGCGACACGCAACTGGGCCTGAACTTCGCCTACATGCTCGACAGTCATTGGGGGATCGAGTTGCTCGCGGCCTCGCCGTTCGAACATGACGTGAAGCTCAAGGGCACCGCCTTGGGGGCGGCCAACGGCAAACTCGGCAGCCTGAAACACCTGCCGCCAACCCTGAGCGTCGTGTACTACCCGCTCGACCCGAAGTCCGCGTTCCAGCCGTATGTCGGTGCCGGTATCAACTACACCTGGATCTATGACGAACACGTCGGCAGCGAAGCCAGCGCCAACGGCTTCAGCAACTTCAAGGCGGAGAATTCCTGGGGCATGGCGTTTCAGGTCGGCGCTGACTACATGCTGACCGACAGCGTGATGATCAACGCCCAGGTGCGCTACATCGACATCGATACCACGGCGACGGTGGAAAATAACGCCGTGGCACCGGGCACCCGGGCCAAGGTCGATGTGGATGTGGATCCGTTCATCTACATGGTCGGCCTGGGCTACAAGTTCTAA
- a CDS encoding ABC transporter ATP-binding protein encodes MTQALIELTDLGFSWPGHPPLLDIPAFRLEPGETLFLKGPSGSGKTTLLGLLGGVQKPDRGSIRLLGQELTELGAGARDRFRVDHTGYLFQQFNLLPFLSVRENVELPCRFSRLRAERAIQRHGSVDQAAATLLAHLGLKDENILGRRADSLSIGQQQRVAAARALIGQPELVIADEPTSALDYDARENFIRLLFAECREAGSSLLFVSHDQSLAPLFDRNLSLADLNRAATPFEV; translated from the coding sequence ATGACCCAAGCACTCATCGAACTGACCGACCTGGGCTTCAGCTGGCCCGGTCACCCGCCACTGCTGGATATCCCGGCGTTTCGCCTGGAGCCGGGTGAAACCCTGTTCCTCAAAGGCCCCAGCGGCAGCGGCAAAACCACCCTGCTCGGCCTGCTTGGCGGCGTGCAGAAGCCGGATCGCGGCAGCATTCGCCTGCTCGGCCAGGAACTGACCGAACTCGGCGCCGGCGCGCGCGATCGTTTTCGTGTCGATCACACCGGCTACCTCTTCCAACAGTTCAACCTGCTGCCGTTTCTCTCGGTGCGCGAGAACGTCGAGCTGCCCTGCCGCTTTTCCAGGCTGCGCGCCGAACGGGCGATCCAGCGCCACGGCAGCGTCGATCAGGCCGCGGCCACCCTGCTCGCGCATTTGGGCCTGAAAGATGAAAACATCCTCGGTCGCCGCGCCGATTCGCTGTCCATCGGCCAACAGCAACGGGTCGCCGCCGCACGGGCGTTGATCGGCCAGCCGGAACTGGTGATCGCCGACGAACCGACTTCGGCCCTGGATTACGACGCCCGGGAGAATTTCATCCGCTTGCTGTTCGCCGAATGCCGCGAAGCCGGATCGAGCCTGTTGTTCGTCAGCCATGACCAGAGCCTGGCGCCGTTGTTCGATCGCAATCTGTCGCTGGCCGATCTCAATCGCGCCGCCACCCCGTTCGAGGTTTGA
- a CDS encoding DUF2796 domain-containing protein — MRRLLLALPFALLPLAVAHAADEHDHEHGSLGAHEHGVGRLNAALDGQTLELELESPAMNLVGFEHAATTDADKAKVAAVRAQLEKPLILFNLPPAAGCVIAKQELESPLFGDKPDADDDHDHDAKEDHRDHSDIHAHYQFSCSSPGALKTLDLANMFNTFPATRKIQVQLIGPSGQQGIEVTAKTAALKF, encoded by the coding sequence ATGCGCCGTCTGCTTCTCGCTTTGCCGTTTGCCCTGCTGCCGCTGGCCGTCGCCCATGCCGCCGATGAACATGACCATGAGCACGGCAGCCTGGGCGCCCACGAACATGGCGTCGGTCGCTTGAATGCGGCGCTGGACGGCCAGACCCTGGAACTGGAGCTGGAAAGCCCGGCGATGAACCTGGTGGGTTTCGAACACGCTGCCACCACCGACGCCGACAAGGCCAAGGTCGCCGCCGTCCGTGCGCAGCTGGAGAAACCCCTGATACTGTTCAACCTGCCACCAGCCGCGGGTTGCGTGATCGCGAAGCAGGAATTGGAAAGCCCCTTGTTTGGCGACAAGCCGGATGCCGATGATGATCACGACCATGACGCCAAGGAAGACCATCGCGATCACAGCGACATCCACGCGCATTACCAATTCAGTTGCTCGTCACCGGGTGCACTGAAGACGCTGGACCTGGCGAATATGTTCAACACCTTCCCGGCGACCCGGAAGATTCAGGTACAACTGATCGGCCCGAGCGGGCAGCAAGGGATTGAAGTGACGGCCAAGACGGCTGCCCTGAAATTCTAA
- a CDS encoding NAD-dependent epimerase/dehydratase family protein, which yields MADGPVFITGGAGFIGSHLTDALLAKGHSVRILDDLSTGKRSNLPLDNPKVELIVGDVADAALVAQAMRGCSAVAHLAAVASVQASVDDPVKTHQSNFIGSLNVCEAMRQAGVKRVLFASSAAVYGNNGEGESIDEDTPKAPLTPYASDKLASEHYFDFYRRQHDLEPVIFRFFNIFGPRQDPSSPYSGVISIFSERAQKGLPITVFGDGEQTRDFVYVEDLVDLLVQAIEKPQVEVGPVNVGWNQATTLKQMLEALEAVVGQLPPVNYGPARAGDIRHSRADNRRLLERFTYPQQTPLREGLARLLGRCPTN from the coding sequence ATGGCTGACGGCCCTGTTTTTATCACCGGCGGTGCCGGTTTCATCGGCTCGCACCTGACCGATGCCTTGCTCGCCAAGGGCCATTCGGTGCGGATTCTCGATGACCTGTCGACTGGCAAGCGCAGCAATTTGCCGCTGGACAACCCCAAGGTCGAACTGATTGTGGGTGATGTTGCCGATGCGGCACTGGTGGCACAGGCGATGCGCGGTTGCAGCGCGGTCGCGCACCTTGCGGCGGTGGCTTCGGTGCAAGCGTCGGTGGACGATCCGGTGAAGACTCACCAGAGCAACTTCATCGGCTCGCTGAATGTCTGCGAAGCCATGCGCCAGGCCGGCGTCAAGCGGGTGCTGTTTGCGTCCAGCGCGGCGGTCTACGGCAATAACGGCGAAGGGGAGTCGATCGACGAAGACACGCCCAAGGCCCCGTTGACGCCGTACGCATCGGACAAGTTGGCGAGCGAGCATTACTTCGATTTCTACCGTCGCCAGCATGACCTGGAACCGGTGATCTTTCGCTTTTTCAACATCTTCGGCCCACGTCAGGATCCGTCCTCGCCGTACTCCGGCGTGATCAGCATTTTCAGCGAGCGTGCGCAGAAAGGCCTGCCGATCACCGTGTTTGGTGATGGCGAGCAGACGCGTGATTTTGTCTACGTCGAAGACCTGGTCGACTTGCTGGTGCAAGCCATCGAGAAACCACAGGTCGAGGTGGGCCCGGTGAATGTCGGCTGGAACCAGGCCACCACCCTCAAGCAAATGCTGGAAGCGCTGGAGGCGGTGGTCGGTCAGTTGCCGCCCGTGAACTACGGCCCGGCGCGCGCCGGCGACATCCGCCATTCACGGGCGGACAATCGGCGTCTGCTGGAGCGCTTTACCTACCCGCAGCAGACCCCGTTGCGTGAGGGGCTGGCGCGGTTGCTGGGTCGCTGCCCAACTAATTGA
- the ribD gene encoding bifunctional diaminohydroxyphosphoribosylaminopyrimidine deaminase/5-amino-6-(5-phosphoribosylamino)uracil reductase RibD has translation MTQSPEQAVLDAHYMARALELARRGHYTTHPNPRVGCVIVRDGQIVGEGWHVRTGEPHAEVHALRAAGDKARGATAYVTLEPCSHHGHTPPCADALVNAGLARVVAAMQDPNPEVAGRGLQRLAQAGIATESGVLEGEARKLNEGFLKRMEHGLPFVRVKLAMSLDGRTAMESGESQWITGTAARSAVQRLRAQASVVLTGADTVLADNARLTVRADELGLDPEQTALAMSRPPLRVLIDGRLRVPLDAPFFKAGPALVATCMAIEEQYANGPECLIVTGADGLVDLRKLLVELAHRGVNEVLVEAGPRLAGAFARQGLVDEFQIFIAGKFLGSSARPLLDWPLAQMKDAPELKITEIRAVGEDWRVIAIPVPAASV, from the coding sequence ATGACCCAATCCCCAGAACAAGCCGTCCTCGACGCCCATTACATGGCCCGTGCCCTGGAACTGGCGCGCAGAGGTCACTACACCACGCACCCCAACCCGCGGGTGGGCTGCGTGATCGTGCGTGACGGGCAAATCGTCGGCGAAGGCTGGCACGTGCGCACCGGCGAACCCCATGCAGAAGTCCACGCCCTGCGCGCCGCCGGCGACAAGGCGCGGGGCGCCACGGCTTACGTGACCCTCGAACCTTGCAGCCATCACGGCCACACGCCGCCCTGCGCCGATGCACTGGTGAACGCCGGGCTGGCGCGGGTGGTTGCGGCGATGCAGGACCCGAACCCGGAAGTCGCCGGTCGCGGCCTGCAGCGCCTGGCCCAGGCCGGCATCGCTACCGAAAGCGGCGTGCTCGAAGGCGAGGCGCGCAAGCTCAACGAAGGCTTCCTCAAGCGTATGGAGCACGGCTTGCCGTTCGTACGGGTCAAGTTGGCCATGAGCCTGGACGGTCGCACGGCGATGGAAAGCGGCGAAAGCCAGTGGATCACCGGCACAGCGGCGCGTTCGGCGGTACAACGCCTGCGCGCCCAGGCCAGCGTGGTGCTGACCGGCGCCGACACGGTGCTGGCGGACAACGCCCGGCTGACGGTGCGTGCCGATGAATTGGGGCTGGACCCCGAGCAAACCGCGTTGGCGATGAGTCGTCCACCGCTGCGCGTGCTGATCGACGGCCGTTTGCGGGTGCCGCTGGATGCGCCGTTCTTCAAGGCCGGCCCGGCGCTGGTCGCCACCTGCATGGCCATCGAAGAGCAATACGCCAACGGCCCGGAATGCCTGATCGTGACCGGCGCCGATGGCCTGGTCGACCTGCGTAAACTGCTGGTCGAACTCGCCCATCGTGGCGTCAACGAAGTGTTGGTCGAAGCGGGGCCGCGTCTTGCCGGGGCCTTTGCCCGGCAGGGACTGGTGGACGAGTTCCAGATTTTCATCGCCGGCAAGTTTCTTGGCTCCTCGGCACGGCCGCTGCTGGACTGGCCGCTGGCGCAGATGAAAGACGCGCCCGAGCTAAAAATCACTGAAATTCGTGCGGTTGGCGAAGACTGGCGAGTCATTGCCATTCCTGTGCCGGCGGCGAGCGTATAA
- a CDS encoding YbaY family lipoprotein has protein sequence MSIRPLILLSLFSLLVACSSDAPKPPEPGPAPQQAQKKARESADLGPLPAHQRELSGTLQGVPSGAEVELALLVVDNQDRPQQLLASSSLIGTNQILPFRLRFNPASFPAGARVELRGRASQSGQLILHLPSQVISQPTTQAMGQLQFVKAP, from the coding sequence ATGTCCATACGACCGCTCATTTTGCTCAGTCTTTTCAGCCTCCTGGTGGCCTGTAGCAGCGATGCGCCCAAGCCACCGGAGCCCGGCCCTGCGCCGCAACAGGCGCAGAAAAAAGCCAGGGAGTCTGCCGACCTGGGCCCGCTGCCCGCGCATCAACGTGAATTGAGCGGCACCTTGCAAGGCGTACCGTCCGGTGCAGAGGTCGAACTGGCGCTGCTGGTGGTCGACAACCAGGACCGCCCGCAACAATTGCTCGCCAGTTCCAGCCTGATCGGCACCAATCAGATATTGCCGTTTCGTCTGCGTTTCAACCCGGCATCCTTTCCGGCAGGTGCCCGCGTTGAACTGCGTGGCCGCGCCAGCCAGTCCGGCCAGTTGATTCTGCACCTGCCGTCGCAAGTCATCAGCCAGCCAACGACCCAGGCGATGGGTCAACTGCAGTTCGTCAAAGCACCATGA